The nucleotide window ACATCGGAGGCACCGCAGCGAATGGATACCAGTACTACGGAAACACAGGGGGACTGCCCTTTTCTCAAAATAGGGATTACGCCCAGGCTTACCGTTACACCGGTGCCCGCAGTGGATCTCAGGTGCTGAACTTTTTGGCTCAAGACGTGGATATGCGTTACGATTATAGCCTGGACAGTCGCGACTTCGGTGGAGTGAACCCACTTTCGACAACTGCCAGCCTCGTCACGATGGCCTTCTGGATATGCCCCGCAGACACCGATGATACCGACCCCGATAATGTAATGGGATTATCGTTACGCGATGCCATCGGGCAGACTGTATTTGAGGTGGGATATACGGGTGAAAACATCCTCCAATACCGACTGGCGGGCAGTAGCAACTGGGTCTCCACCGGCACCACCACTGGGGCTACAGGCTGGTCGGAGATTGCACTGGTTCTCAATACTGCCGCGAACACCATCAGCCTATCCGCCCGTGGCTATGATGATCTTAATGCCGTGCTAGGTGGGATGGACACTATCCTGAGCGACCAGGCCCTGGGCCTGGATGCTGATGCACTGACAGAACTACGCTGGGATCTGCAAGGTGGTGCCCTCAACAATGATGGGCTGAGTTACAAAAACTATTTTGATGACTTCAGCATCACTGCCGCCCCCGTACCAGAGCCATCCCCTGCCCTAGCAACGGTGCTAGGCATGGCCTTGATGCTTCGCCGCAAGCGCTAGCCCGGGATTTTTCGCAGCCTTCCCCTTGAAAATGAGCAACTAAGTTTATTTCGTTAAGGGCACCTCTGGAAACCTCCTTTCCCCAGGCAATTTATTGATCGAGAGCAAACATAGGCCATAAAAGGGGCCATGAAGCGCTACCGCAAGACAGAACGAGGCGGCGGACTGTTCTCCGACATTGAGCACGAGCAGGCTGTTGCCGCCAAAACCCTCGGCATCCTCAAGCTGCGCGACGTTATCTCTTGGGAAAGTTTCCGCCCGCTGCTCGAAGATCTCACTGGCTACGCCACCCGCGACTGGACCAAGGGCGGCAAGCCCCCGTTCGACCCCGTGCTGATGTTCAAAGTCCTTGTGCTACAGAAGTTCCACGGCCTCAGCGACGACGACACCGAGGAGCAATTCTTTGACCGCACCAGTTTTAAAGCCTTCCTCGGTCTGCGCATCGGCGACGACATCCCCGACGCCAAAACACTCTGGGACTTCAAGCAACGCATCGAAGAGGACGGTCGCGAAGGCGGTCGCAAACTCTTCGACACCTTCGGCCAGATGCTCGAAAGCAAAGGCATCGTCGCGCGAGAAGGCAGCATCGTGGACGCCAGCTTCACGGAAGCCCCACGCCAGCGCAACAGCCGCGAGGCGAACCAGCGCATCAAGCAGGGCGAACGCCCTGAAGAGTTCGACGAGAACCCCGCCGTGGGCCGCCAGAAAGACAGCGAAGCACGCTGGACGAAGAAGAACAACGAGTCGCACTACGGCTGGAAGAACCATGTGAAGGCCGACTTGAAAACCAAGATCATCCTGAACTCCACACCACGACCGCCAGCGTGCACGAGAGCCAGGTGTTTAAAGGACTGCTTGATGACAAAGATCAGGCCATGCTCGCCGACTCGGCCTATCACAGCGAGGAGCACGAGGCGTATCTCATCAAGCTCAACGCGCAGGAGTTCCTGATGCGCAAAGCCACACGGGGCCATCCGTTGAGCGAAGCTGAAATGCAGACCAATCACACGATCAGCCGGATGCGTGTGAGGGTAGAGCACATCTTCGCGCGAATGGCGCAGATGGGAGCCGATCTATGTCGGAGCATTGGATTGAAACGAGCCACACAGCACAACCACCTCAGCAATCTGGTCTACAACATGGACCGCTATGCCTGTTTGGTTCGCTAAAGCACCCGTAAAGGATGATCAAAGCCAGAAAAGGTACCTGCACAGCCTCCAAACAGCCGAATCCTAGCGCCTCAAAGCGAAACAAGCCCTCTGCAAAGCAAGACAGGAAGGTCGAACAATCGTTTTTTTCGCTCCCAGAAACGGACTTCAAAAAACACCCCCTATCCAGAGGTGCCCTTAAAAATAAGCAAGCATGAGATACTTGGCCGTGTATTGAAATTTAACGAAGTAAAGTTAGTTACAGGCCTGCAACACTTCTGCCACCAAAGGATCACCTGGCTCCACTTCGTTTGCTCGGGTGAGGTAGATCTTTGCCTGTGACAATTCCTTTTGTGCATGATGGACAATTCCAAGCAGCTTGAGGGCTTTAAAATGCTTGGGGTTATAGTGCAGGATGCGGTGCAGCCACCCCGTCCCTTCCTCTGTTTTACCAGTACAAACCAGGGCAAATCCCAGATGAGCATATACAATCAGATCGTTTTCAATTCGCGGCAGATCCACCTTGATCTTCATGCACTCATCCACGCAGTCTTGCCAACGTCCCAATTGCGCAAACATCTGAGCTCGATTGTATCTGGGCAAAAATATATCCGGGGCGCAATCTACGGCATGATTGTAGCTTTCCAGAGCATTCTCCATCATCCCCGCTCGCGCTTGCACTGTCCCAAGATTCATCCAAGCCACGAATTTTCCAGAGCTTTGAACAGTAGCATCTGACCAAAGACTTATCTCATCGGACCACACCCTATTTCTCAGACATGTCGCTATTGTCAGCGATGCAGCGGCAACACTTATTATGCCGCACTTCATTGTTCCCAGAACAAACGGAGCTACCTGTAACTTCCCCACCAGCCAATCCACCAAGGCGCAGGCAAAAATGAAGAATCCCACGGATGGCAGATAGGTCCGGTGCTCGGCCATCATGTCGGGCAGCGGCACCAGACTGGAACTGACCGCAATGGTCCCAAAAAACCACACAACGCTCACCAGCATCAGTCGCCCATGCCCTGCCCCGCTCTGGGATCGACGCACCAGCCAGGCTATCCCTGGCAAGCATGCCAACGCTGCCGCACAGCCGAGCACGCTCGCATTCCAAAGCGTGTCGTACACAGGAGGGTCTGGCAGCACATTCTGTCCGCTAGGCCATAGCAGCAGACGCACATACTCCGCCACCACGGTGATCTGCGTGATGAAGTAGGTCGCCACAGACCAGGGCACGTTCTTGAAGTTGACGATATTCTGCGCGGTGGAGAGGCTCCAGTCTCCATCATTGACCACGGCGGAGGTCAGCCACACGAGACCTGGCACCAGTGGCAGGCAAAGCAGCAGCGGAAGCCCGCTCCAGAGTGCTTTCCGAAAGCCAGCCCCCATCACGAGCCAATGCAGCATCACTGCCAGTAATGGGGCCGTCACTGCATCCTCCTTTGTCTGCATGCCCAATAGAGCACACAGCACGGCGGCGGCACGCCACCATGACCGCCTACTCCCGCGCTCGGCATCCAGGGAGCGCAGATGCAGGACGACACATGCCAACACAAAAAATGTGCCCATCGAGGTGAAGCGCTGAATGACATACGTCACGGACTCCGTCGCCAATGGGTGCACCATGAAAAGCAATGCGGCTCCGACTGCGATAAACCGTGCTGAATGAGCCCGCAGCAGGCCTTTTTCCACCAGACTACGACCAGCTAACATCACCAACATGTAGAGCAGCCATCCATTGGCTGCATGGAGTGCCATATTGCCCACTCGGAACCACCGCGGCTGAAATCCATCCAGCATGTGATTGAGGTGCAGGGATAGATAGGCCACGGGCCGCATGATGATGTTCAGTGCCAGGTCGGGATCTTCCCAGTTCTTGCCTGGCCAGGTGGCAAAGGCCGTAAAGTCCGTCAAATACGGTAGCGATCGTGCCTGCATGAAGAGTTTATTCTCTGTCATGTAAATGACATCATCAAAGACCAGTGGAAAATCCGCCGTCCAGCTATACAGGCCTGCGCAGATCACGATCATCACTGTCGCGATGAGTAAATGCATGCGCCGTGACGTGCGCAAAACCTGAGCTGGTTCCTCACTCTTGCTAGCGACCACTGCTGATGGTGCTGAGTGTGATAAGGCCGCTTTCTTTGTGTGTTTGCGCTTTGCCATGAGGTGCCCAGAGTGCCAGAGCGGGTCGTCATTCTGCAAAACACATGTCTAGTGGCCCACAGGACCACGCTTGTCCCTGAGAGGAAGGCCACACTCGGTCGCCCAAACCTGCACCATGGGATCAGGATGGACGCCACACAGAGGTCAGGCGTGTTTTTGCGCCAAAACCATCAAGGAGGAACCAAAAGGCACCTGGAGCATACGACAGAGCGAGGCATCCGCATGTCCGCCTAT belongs to Verrucomicrobiaceae bacterium and includes:
- a CDS encoding IS5 family transposase gives rise to the protein MKRYRKTERGGGLFSDIEHEQAVAAKTLGILKLRDVISWESFRPLLEDLTGYATRDWTKGGKPPFDPVLMFKVLVLQKFHGLSDDDTEEQFFDRTSFKAFLGLRIGDDIPDAKTLWDFKQRIEEDGREGGRKLFDTFGQMLESKGIVAREGSIVDASFTEAPRQRNSREANQRIKQGERPEEFDENPAVGRQKDSEARWTKKNNESHYGWKNHVKADLKTKIILNSTPRPPACTRARCLKDCLMTKIRPCSPTRPITARSTRRISSSSTRRSS
- a CDS encoding transposase gives rise to the protein MLADSAYHSEEHEAYLIKLNAQEFLMRKATRGHPLSEAEMQTNHTISRMRVRVEHIFARMAQMGADLCRSIGLKRATQHNHLSNLVYNMDRYACLVR